The DNA region ATGCTGCTATAGAAGGAGAGCTTCCTATAGAAGGTATGGGGGATAATCTTATTATTTTAAATATAGCTCATATGACAGATTTTTCTTTGCCAATTCCTGGTTCTAAAGCTCTAGGTGATGATGATGAGGTAATAAATTTAGGTAATCTTACTTTAGCTAATATACATTTTGAAAATTATGATGCTTTTGGAACTAATTTTAATTGGTTTACTTCTTTGGGTTATTCTAGAGGTTCTAATAATGAAATCAATCCTATATTAAGCGGTATTCTTGCTAGTAGGGGATATGGTAATGGTAAATTCAATGAAAAAGACAGTTATGCTGTACATATAGGTGGACGTTATGATTTTACCAAGGCTTTAAAAATAGGATATGAGTTTTTTTGGGGTAGTAAGTATTGGTATACTATGAGTCGTCCAAGTATTAATGATCCTCTTAATTTAAGAATGACAAGGGGTACAGCCCATGATTTTTATGCCATTTATCAATTAGATAGATATCAGTTTTTACGTTTAAGTTATACTAATATCCAAAATATTTGGAGCAATCGTGGTTTACCATTTGGCGGATCAAAAAAAGACAAAGTAAGAGCTGATAATATTATGTTAATGTATAATGTAAAATTCTAGGAGCAAAAAATGAGAAAAATACTTTATATAAGTTTGTTACCTATTATTGCTTTAGCTGATTGTGCAAATTTGATGGCAAAATATGAAGCCCCTGATCCAGAGTCTAAAACTATGAAGCAAGTTGAACGCTGGATTGGTCAAAAAGTTAGCGATCCAACTGATGCAGCTGCTTTAAAAGAATGTATGATAGCTCGTGCAGCAGATAATCCAAACCAAGTTTCAGTTGCAGGTAAATAAAAAGCGGTTTTTACCGCTTTTAAACTCTTATATTTTTTTAAAAATATATCTTTTGTAAGATGATTTTAGGTTTTGTTTTAAAAATCTTGATTAATTATTATCTTTTTTGGTGATAAAATGCAAAAACCTGATATACAAGAATTAAGTGATTTTTTGATTAAATATACTAAAACTTTATTGAGTGCTGGAACTTATACAGCTAGGGTTGCAAAATGTGTAGGACGTATAGCTGAGATTTATGATTATGAAATTAATATTAATTTCTTTTTTCATCATATTACTTTAAATATTGTAGATAAGCAAAATAGTTCTATTCAAAGAACTTATATAGTCTCTAATAACCATGCTTATGTGAATTTTAGACTTATTTTTGATTTAAGTGCTTTAAGTTGGGCAATTTACGATCATAAATATGAATTTGATAAAGCTAAAATAGTTTTTGAGCAAATTTGTGAACAAAAAAGGCATTCTTATTTACTTAATCTTTTATTTGTTTCTATGGCTAATTCTGCTTTTTGTAGGCTTTTTGGAGGAGATTTTGGTGCAGGAGTTTTAGTTTTTTTTGCAACTTTTATAGGTTTAATTTTAAGATTTGTATTAACAAAATTTAATATAGATTTAAGAATGCAATATATTCTTTGCTCTTTTATTTCTTCTTGGTTTGTATTTTTTGGACTTGATATGGAGTATACAAATACTTCTGATATAGCTTTAGGTTCTAGTATTTTATATCTTATACCTGGGGTATTTTTTATCAATTCTGTGATTGATATATTAAAAGATAATATTTTAATGGGATTAAGCCGTATTATTAACGTAGCTATTCTTGTTTGTTGTATAGCACTTGGAATTTATATTACTCTTAGCATTTCTAATTTTGGGATTTTACAATGATAGAATTTGTTTTAAAGGATATGTTTTTTGCTGCGGTGGCGGGATTTGGTTTTTCTTATGCGTGCAATCCTCCTTTTAAAACTCTTATTTTATCTGCATTTTTAGCAGCTATTGCTCATGGATTGCGTTTTGTTTTAATAGAATATTTTTATTTTCAAACTTTGGCTATTGCTACTTTTATTGCTTCTTTTTGCATCGGTTGTTTAGGTATTGGTTTAGCAAAAATCATTAAAATTCCAGCTGAAATTATTGTTTTTCCTGCACTTATTCCTATGATACCAGGAATTTATGCTTATAAAGCTATTTTGTATTTGATTTCTTTTATACGTAGTGAAGACTTAAAAGCTAGATCTGAATTTTTAGTGCAATTTTTTGATTATTTTTTTACTACACTTTCTATAACTTTAGCTTTAGCTATAGGAGTGAGCGTTACTTTATTAATCTTTTTTGAACAAAATTTTATGATGAGCAGGAATGCTAAAAAACATTAAAATAAAAGTAAGTTAATTATGCATGAAATAAAATCAATTAACATGCTTTTTTTAATAAATAAAGTGAAGTTTTGTTTTTAAAATTTGTATTTTAAATTATAAATAAACTTTATTTTTTTGTTCATATTTTAAGTTTGAGCTTGAAAATTGAAAAGAATTTTAAAAATTATCTCAGGAATTATCTTATAAACTTTTGTATGAATTTAATATAATTTATTTATAAGAAGTTATAAGGAGAGAAGATGCAATTTAAAGTAAAAAATATTAATTGTATAAATTGCGTTAATTTAATAAAAAATTCGCTTGAGTATAAATTTGGATTAATACAAATAGATTTAGATAGCAAAATTTTAAGTATTGATTTAAAAGAAGAGCAAATTCTTGATTTTACAAAAGAAATTAAAGAATTGGGATTTGAAATTATAGAGCGTTTATAATGGAAGAATTACATCTTAAAATAGGAAAAATGACTTGCGTAAATTGTTCTAATGCTATAGAAAGAGCGTGTAAAAAGCTTGATGGTGTTGAGGAAGCTAGTGTGTCTTATATCAATTCTAGCGGTGTTTTTTTACTTAAAGATCTACAAAAACGTCAAGATATTATAAAGAAGATTCAAAATTTAGGTTTTGAAATTTTAGAAGATGAACAAAGTTTAATTGAATATAAAATCAAAAAACATTTAAAATTAAGAAACAATTTAATTATAAGTATTGTTTTAAGTGCGATTGTTATGTATTGTGAAATGTTTATGACAAATTCTTTGTCTAAGCATCTTCAAATGCTTTTGAGTTTTTTTGGAATATTTTATTGTGGTAGAGATTTTTTTTATCATGCTTTTTTAGGACTTAAAAATCAGAATTTGGATATGAATACTTTAGTATCTTTAGGTGTTTTAAGTGCTTTGATTTATTCTTTTTTAGTGTATTTGAGTATTTTTAATGTGAAAGATTTATATTTTAGTGGGGCTATGATGATTATTTCTTTTGTGCTTTTGGGTAAATATTTTGAAAGCAAGGTAAAATTTAAAGCCCAATCTTATCAAAAAATGCTTGAAAAAATAGATACTAAAAAAGCAAAAATTTTACTTGAAAATGGGGAAATTAAAGAAATTACAAGTTCTTTTGTTAAAAGTGATGATGTGCTTTTAGTACAAGAAGGCGAAAGTATTGTTGTTGATGGAATCATACAAGAAGGTAGTGCAGAACTTGATATGAGTTTTTTAAATGGGGAATTTTTTCCTGTATTTAAAAAACAAGGTGATGAAGTACAAGCAGGTTCTATAGTTTTAAATGGTGTTTTGGAGATTAAAGCAAGCAAAAAAGCTGTAGATAGTACTTTAGAGCAAATTAAAGATTTGGTTTTCCAAGCTGGTAATATAAAAAGTCCTTTAGTTCATTTAGTAGATCGTGTTTCAAGATATTTTGTTGGTATTATCATTCTTTTTGCTTTTTTTGTCTTTGTTTTTTGGTTGATACGAGTAGATATGAATACGGCTTTTTTACATGCTTGTGCAGTACTTTTAATTTCTTGTCCTTGTGCTTTGGGGCTTGCTACTCCTATTGCTTTAGTAGTAGCAAGTTCTAAAGCTGCAAAAAATTTTATTCTTATTAAAAATCCTGCTGCTTTAGAAAAATTAGCTTTAACTAAATATGTTTTTTTGGATAAAACAGGTACGCTAACTCAAGATACTTTAAATGTCTTTGCGCATAATCTTTTAAAACATGATTTTGATAAATTATGTCAAATTGAAAGTTTAAGTTCTCATCCTATAGCTAAAGCATTATCTAAAAATAAGACTTTTTGTTTACAAGGCGAAGGCAAAGTTATCATAGGATCAGGTATTAGTTATAAAGAAGATAATGATATATATTTAGCAGGAAATGCACAATTTTTACATGAGAATCATATTAAAACTCAAGAAGCAGATATATTTTTTGATTCTTTTAAAGATCGCGCAGATATTAGGGTTTATTTTGCTAAAAATAAACAATGTTTAGGAGGTGTTTTATTAAGCAATGCTTTAAAAAATGGAGCTAAAGAACTGATTTTAGATTTAAAAAAACAAGGTTTAAAAACAATTATTTTAAGCGGAGATAATAAAAAAAATGTAGAAAAAATAGCCAAAAAACTACAAGTTGATGAATTTTATGCTCAACTTAAAAGCGAGGAAAAACTTCAAAAAATTAAAGAAGTTGCAAAAACTTTTTTTATAGGCGATGGAATTAATGATGCACCAGCTTTAAATGCAGCCAATGTAAGTATGAGTTTTTCAAAAGCTAATGAACTTGCTAAAAAAACAGGAGATTTTATATTAATACAAGAAGATTTAAAAGCCATTGTTTTTTGTTTTAAGCTTGCTAAAAAAACAAGAAAAATTATTAAGTTGAATCTTTTTTGGGCTTTTTCATATAATGTATTTTGCATTCCTGTTGCAGCAGGTTTTGTGCCTTTTATCTCTTTAAGTCCTCATATAGCCGCTCTTGCTATGGGAATTAGTTCTATTAGTGTGGTTCTTAATTCTTTAAGATTAAAATATATTTAAAATTTTGTTAATAATATATTATATATAATTAATATTACTAAAATATATTATTAAGGAGTATAAATGCAATCAAAATGTTTTTGTATAAGCAAGATGATTAGACTCTCAAAAGTGATTATTTTACTCACGGTTGCATCATTGGCATTTATCGTTGTTTTTGGAAATATAACAGATTATAATTCTAATTTTTTATTTGTTTCTCATGTTATGAGTATGGATACAAAACCTGATTATTTGGGTAATGCTATTGTTTATAGGGCTATTACTTCTTCTTTTGTACATCATATAAGTTATATTATGATTATTTTGTTTGAAGCTTTTATTGCTTTTACGGCTTTAAAAGGTGCTATTGATATGTTTAAGGCTAGAAATTTGGATGCTCAAACTTTTCATAATGCTAAAACTTTTGGTATTATTTCTTTAACTTCTTGTTGTATTTTATGGTTTTTTGCTTTTCAAGTACTTGCTGCAGAATGGTTTGGTATGTGGATGAGTAAAGTATGGAATGGTTTATTTGATGCTACAAGATTGGTAACTTATATGTTTTTAGCTTTAATTTTTATTTCTCTTAAAAATGATGATTAATTTTCTATACTAGGTTCTCCAAAACAGTCTTTTAGGGCTTCTTTAAGATCTTCTTGAGGGTCAAATTTTTTGGCCCCTTCTTTAAGCATATTAATAGAAGATTGTATATTTATATTTTTATTATTAGGAAGTTCTTGTGTAAGTGGTTGGAGTTTACTTTCATCAATTAAAAGAGCTTTTTGTACTTTAATATTTGCATTTTCTCCAAATTTGATTTTGAAAAGTTCTTGTATAAGCTTAAAACCTTTATTGAGTATATGGCGATCTTGCCCTTGAGCATTTGAACTTATGTTTAAAATATTATTTTCAAAACTAATAAATTGTGTATTTTGTTTAAAACACTCTCCTAATTCAAAATCTCTATCATAAATACTCTCAAGTAAAATTTCATAAACATTTTTTTCTTTTTCTTTTTTTTCTAACTGAGGTATAATAGGATTTGTATGAATTGTTTTTGATGTATTCTCAAAACTATTTTTTTCTTGTATTTCTTGAATTTGTAAATCAATTTCTTTTAAATGGCTTGCTTCTATCATCATAAAAGCCATAATGCATAGTGTAAAACCATCATCATCGCTAAGCATATTTTTTGCTCTTGATAAAATACGAAAAAACCTTTCATAAATTAAAGTAGAAAATTCTGTACTTTTGGCAAAAAAACTTTCTTTTAAATAAAAAATCATTTCATCAATAACACTTGAAGCTTCATAGTCTTGTAATTCTTCTAAATAATCAAAAACCTTGTTTTTATTTTGTGTTAAAATGGCTTGGTAAAAAGCTTTAATTTTTTCAGGGTTTAAAAATCCTAGCATATCTGTAATTTTGTCTATATTAATTTTATTTTGACAAAAAATAATAGCTTGATCAAGCAAGGTTAAGGTATCCCTTAAAGATCCATTTCCACTTCTTGCGATAAATTTTAAAGCTTCTTCTTCAAATTCAACATTTTCTTTAATTAAAATTTCTTTTAAATGGTTTAAAATTTCATTTTGTGGAATTTGCTTAAAGCGAAAATGTTGTGTTCTTGAAAGTACTGTAGTAGGTAACTTTAAAGGATCAGTGGTTGCAAGGATAAATTTAACATAATTGGGCGGTTCTTCTAGGGTTTTTAAAAGTGCATTAGCAGCTTGAGAAGTTAACATATGTACTTCATCAATAATAAAAATTTTAAATCTTGCCATAGAAGGAGAATATTTAGTTTGTTCAATTAAGATTTGTATGTCTTCAAGTCCTCTATTACTAGCAGCATCCATTTCTATGATATCTATATGCTTAGCTTCAAGCGCAGCAAGGCATTGTTTACATGTTCCACATGGGGTATCACTTGGACCTTTATCGCAAACTAAGGCACGAGAAAAAATTCTAGCACTAGAAGTTTTTCCGCTACCTCTAAGGCCTGAAAAAAGATAAGCATGAGCTAAACGATTATGATTAAGAGCGTATTTTAAGCTTATGCTAACGGTTTTTTGACCTATGAGTTCATCAAAGGTTTTAGGTCTGTATTTAATAGCTAGAGCTTGGAGCATATTTTACTCATTCATAATGGATAAAAGTTCTACATTGTCTTTAGTTTTAAGCATTTTAGAATATAAGAATTTCAATGCTTCTACATCATCCATTTGAGAAATTGCCGATCGAATAGCCCAAATTTTTTGCAGGGTTGTTGTGCCTTGGAGTAATTCTTCTTTTCTTGTTCCTGATTTAATAATATTAATTGCAGGGTAGATTCTTCTGTCTGAAATATTTCTATCAAGGACTATTTCGCTATTTCCTGTACCTTTAAATTCTTCAAAAATAACATCATCCATTCTTGATCCTGTATCAATTAAGGCTGTTGCTACTATGGTTAAAGATCCGCCATTTTCTATATTTCTTGCTGCACCAAAAAAGCGTTTTGGTTTATGTAAGGCATTAGCATCAACCCCACCGCTTAATACTTTTCCACTACTTGGAGTAGCTGTATTATAAGCTCTTGCTAATCTTGTAATGCTATCAAGTAAAATAATAACATCTTTACCCATTTCCACCATTCTTTTAGCTTTTTCTATAACAAGTTCAGCTACACGCACATGATTATAAGCTGGCAGATCAAAAGTTGAGCTAAAGACTTCACCTTTAACGCATCTTTGCATATCAGTAACTTCTTCAGGTCTTTCATCGACTAAAAGAACAATTAAATGCATTTCAGGATGATTTTTAGCAATAGCACTTGCAAGTTCTTTCATTAGTTCTGTTTTACCGGTTCTAGGAGGTGCCACAATAAGACCACGTTGTCCTTTTCCTATAGGAGTGAAAAGATCTAAAACTCTCCCTGTGAGTTTATTTGCATCATATTCAAGTTTGATTTTTTCTGTTGGAAAAATAGGGGTTAGATTATCAAATAAAGGTCTTTCTTTGGCTTCTTGTAAGGGTAGATAATTAATAGCTTCAATTTTTAAAAGAGCATAGTATTTTTCTTGATCCTTGGGTTCTCTTACTTGTCCTGTTACTATATCACCTACACGCAGAGCAAATTTACGGATTTGTGAATTAGAAACATAAGCATCATTAACGCTATCACTAAGATTAGAATCCATGCCTCTTAAAAAACCATAGCCTTCTTGAGAAATTTCTAAAATTCCTGTAAAAAGTATGAATCCGCCTTTTTTAGTTTGTGCTTTTAAAATTTCAAAAATTAATTCTTGGCGGCGAAATTCGCGTGGATTTTCAATTTCACATTCATTGGCAATTTTAACTAGATTTTCTAAGTCTAGTAATTTTAATTCTTCAATTTTATAACCTTCCACTGGAGTGTGGGTTCTTTGATGTTGTTTTTTTTCTTTTTCCATAAGTCCTCGTAAGATTTAGCAGAATATTTTTTTTGAAAGTATGATTTTAGTAAAAAAATGCACTTTTTGTCAAATTTTTGTTTATAATTATAAAAAATATTTTATAAAGAATGCTTATGAAATGTGAACATTGCAGACTTGATTATGAGCAAACTCAAATGATAGCTTATAGCGATAAGTTTTTTTGTTGTAAGGGTTGTCAAAATGTTTGGGAAATTTTGCATGAAAATAAATTGGATGAATTTTATAAAAAACTTGGGAATCAGACTTTAAGTCCTGTTAATTTTGAAAATGATATTAAAAGTTATGATGAATTTATTATTAAGACTAAAGAGGGTTTTAGTGAGATTTATTTGATGATTCATGGTATAGAATGTGCTGCTTGCATTTGGCTTAATGAGAGAATTCTGGCTAAACAAGAGGGAATTTTAGAACTTGATATGAATCATGTAAATCATAAGGTACATATTGTTTTTGATGAGCATAGCATTTCTTTAATGCAAATTTTAAGACTTATTGAAAGCATAGGTTATAAAGCAAGTGCTTATGATCCTAGCAAAGCTTCTAAAAAAGCCGATTTATTAAAAAGAAAATTTTATGCTAAGCTTGTAGTAGCTATTGCTTGTGTGATGAATATTATGTGGATTGCTGTGGCAAAATATGCAGGATTTTTTACAGGTATGGATAAAGACACTAAAGATGTTTTAAATTTTGCAGAATTTATTCTTTGTTCTCCAGTGCTTTTTTATACAGGATCTCATTTTTATCAAAGCGCTTTTAAAACTTTAAAAATGCGTAGTTTGAGTATGGATGTATTGGTTATTAGCGGAGCAAGCTTAGCTTATATTTATTCTTTATGGGCTATGTTTTTTAGAGTGGGAGAGGTGTATTTTGATTCGGTAGCTATGATAATTTGCTTTGTATTTATAGGTAAATATCTTGAAATGTTTAGTAAAAAACGTGCCTTAGATACTGTTGATGGTTTAAATGATTTTTTGCAAAATGAAGTTTTGGTTTTTAATGGAGAGGAATTTGTACCTAAACAAGTACAAAAGGTTTGCATAGGTGATATGATTTTGCTTAAAACAGGAGATAAGGTATTAATTGATGGTATTTGTAAAAGCGGAGAAATAAGTATAGATACTTCTTCTTTAAATGGGGAAAATATTCCTAAGCTAATACAAAAAAATGATGAAATTTTTTCAGCTTCTATAGTGCTTGATGGTAGTGCACAATATGAAGCGACAAAGCTTTATAAAGATTCAAAATTAAGTAAAATTATCCAGCTTTTAGAATTAGCTAGTTCAAAAAAAGCAAAACT from Campylobacter hepaticus includes:
- a CDS encoding threonine/serine ThrE exporter family protein yields the protein MQKPDIQELSDFLIKYTKTLLSAGTYTARVAKCVGRIAEIYDYEININFFFHHITLNIVDKQNSSIQRTYIVSNNHAYVNFRLIFDLSALSWAIYDHKYEFDKAKIVFEQICEQKRHSYLLNLLFVSMANSAFCRLFGGDFGAGVLVFFATFIGLILRFVLTKFNIDLRMQYILCSFISSWFVFFGLDMEYTNTSDIALGSSILYLIPGVFFINSVIDILKDNILMGLSRIINVAILVCCIALGIYITLSISNFGILQ
- a CDS encoding threonine/serine exporter family protein; translation: MIEFVLKDMFFAAVAGFGFSYACNPPFKTLILSAFLAAIAHGLRFVLIEYFYFQTLAIATFIASFCIGCLGIGLAKIIKIPAEIIVFPALIPMIPGIYAYKAILYLISFIRSEDLKARSEFLVQFFDYFFTTLSITLALAIGVSVTLLIFFEQNFMMSRNAKKH
- a CDS encoding heavy-metal-associated domain-containing protein yields the protein MQFKVKNINCINCVNLIKNSLEYKFGLIQIDLDSKILSIDLKEEQILDFTKEIKELGFEIIERL
- a CDS encoding heavy metal translocating P-type ATPase, which translates into the protein MEELHLKIGKMTCVNCSNAIERACKKLDGVEEASVSYINSSGVFLLKDLQKRQDIIKKIQNLGFEILEDEQSLIEYKIKKHLKLRNNLIISIVLSAIVMYCEMFMTNSLSKHLQMLLSFFGIFYCGRDFFYHAFLGLKNQNLDMNTLVSLGVLSALIYSFLVYLSIFNVKDLYFSGAMMIISFVLLGKYFESKVKFKAQSYQKMLEKIDTKKAKILLENGEIKEITSSFVKSDDVLLVQEGESIVVDGIIQEGSAELDMSFLNGEFFPVFKKQGDEVQAGSIVLNGVLEIKASKKAVDSTLEQIKDLVFQAGNIKSPLVHLVDRVSRYFVGIIILFAFFVFVFWLIRVDMNTAFLHACAVLLISCPCALGLATPIALVVASSKAAKNFILIKNPAALEKLALTKYVFLDKTGTLTQDTLNVFAHNLLKHDFDKLCQIESLSSHPIAKALSKNKTFCLQGEGKVIIGSGISYKEDNDIYLAGNAQFLHENHIKTQEADIFFDSFKDRADIRVYFAKNKQCLGGVLLSNALKNGAKELILDLKKQGLKTIILSGDNKKNVEKIAKKLQVDEFYAQLKSEEKLQKIKEVAKTFFIGDGINDAPALNAANVSMSFSKANELAKKTGDFILIQEDLKAIVFCFKLAKKTRKIIKLNLFWAFSYNVFCIPVAAGFVPFISLSPHIAALAMGISSISVVLNSLRLKYI
- a CDS encoding DUF2165 family protein yields the protein MQSKCFCISKMIRLSKVIILLTVASLAFIVVFGNITDYNSNFLFVSHVMSMDTKPDYLGNAIVYRAITSSFVHHISYIMIILFEAFIAFTALKGAIDMFKARNLDAQTFHNAKTFGIISLTSCCILWFFAFQVLAAEWFGMWMSKVWNGLFDATRLVTYMFLALIFISLKNDD
- a CDS encoding DNA polymerase III subunit gamma/tau, with product MLQALAIKYRPKTFDELIGQKTVSISLKYALNHNRLAHAYLFSGLRGSGKTSSARIFSRALVCDKGPSDTPCGTCKQCLAALEAKHIDIIEMDAASNRGLEDIQILIEQTKYSPSMARFKIFIIDEVHMLTSQAANALLKTLEEPPNYVKFILATTDPLKLPTTVLSRTQHFRFKQIPQNEILNHLKEILIKENVEFEEEALKFIARSGNGSLRDTLTLLDQAIIFCQNKINIDKITDMLGFLNPEKIKAFYQAILTQNKNKVFDYLEELQDYEASSVIDEMIFYLKESFFAKSTEFSTLIYERFFRILSRAKNMLSDDDGFTLCIMAFMMIEASHLKEIDLQIQEIQEKNSFENTSKTIHTNPIIPQLEKKEKEKNVYEILLESIYDRDFELGECFKQNTQFISFENNILNISSNAQGQDRHILNKGFKLIQELFKIKFGENANIKVQKALLIDESKLQPLTQELPNNKNINIQSSINMLKEGAKKFDPQEDLKEALKDCFGEPSIEN
- the rho gene encoding transcription termination factor Rho — its product is MEKEKKQHQRTHTPVEGYKIEELKLLDLENLVKIANECEIENPREFRRQELIFEILKAQTKKGGFILFTGILEISQEGYGFLRGMDSNLSDSVNDAYVSNSQIRKFALRVGDIVTGQVREPKDQEKYYALLKIEAINYLPLQEAKERPLFDNLTPIFPTEKIKLEYDANKLTGRVLDLFTPIGKGQRGLIVAPPRTGKTELMKELASAIAKNHPEMHLIVLLVDERPEEVTDMQRCVKGEVFSSTFDLPAYNHVRVAELVIEKAKRMVEMGKDVIILLDSITRLARAYNTATPSSGKVLSGGVDANALHKPKRFFGAARNIENGGSLTIVATALIDTGSRMDDVIFEEFKGTGNSEIVLDRNISDRRIYPAINIIKSGTRKEELLQGTTTLQKIWAIRSAISQMDDVEALKFLYSKMLKTKDNVELLSIMNE
- a CDS encoding heavy metal translocating P-type ATPase codes for the protein MLMKCEHCRLDYEQTQMIAYSDKFFCCKGCQNVWEILHENKLDEFYKKLGNQTLSPVNFENDIKSYDEFIIKTKEGFSEIYLMIHGIECAACIWLNERILAKQEGILELDMNHVNHKVHIVFDEHSISLMQILRLIESIGYKASAYDPSKASKKADLLKRKFYAKLVVAIACVMNIMWIAVAKYAGFFTGMDKDTKDVLNFAEFILCSPVLFYTGSHFYQSAFKTLKMRSLSMDVLVISGASLAYIYSLWAMFFRVGEVYFDSVAMIICFVFIGKYLEMFSKKRALDTVDGLNDFLQNEVLVFNGEEFVPKQVQKVCIGDMILLKTGDKVLIDGICKSGEISIDTSSLNGENIPKLIQKNDEIFSASIVLDGSAQYEATKLYKDSKLSKIIQLLELASSKKAKLESLVNNLSAYFSRTVLFLAFICFSFFLFYKKMDFEIALVNAISVLIIACPCALALATPVSNLVALGRALKKHILFKSSSVIEDLSKCNCVVFDKTGILTKLELELKEVFLDKELNLDELYNFVKLSKHPISQNIALYLKKIGARELNFDFKKLMNIQAKGLSAFLDGKLFLGGNTQFLKENHIFVKDFEGTHFIFAKEGKVLAFFEFDNVLREGAKELIAYLKKQKKELMILSGDNQKAVEKIAQELQISNFKASCLPEDKMTMIEKLSKKYKVLFIGDGVNDALALKYSSVSITLREGSDLAIESSDVLLLKNDLFSLEKAIRLSKNTFKIIKQNLAFSLVYNACTIPLAFFGMINPLFAAISMSFSSIIVILNTLRIKE